The following coding sequences are from one Manis pentadactyla isolate mManPen7 chromosome 13, mManPen7.hap1, whole genome shotgun sequence window:
- the LOC118931250 gene encoding olfactory receptor 2T29-like, which translates to MEHTNWMADNTWMAPKSGWSEFILVGIFNQSQYPALLYVVVFIVFLMALSVNSILILLIRSETRIHTPMYFFISQLSLMDVMYISVTVPKMLVDRITGVNTISAPECEMQIFLYLTLVGSEYLLLAAMAYDRYAAICHPLCYPVLMNHRVCLLLVSGCWVLGSMDGFMLTPVTMTFPFSGSREVHHFFCEVPSLLKLSCSDTSLYETLMYLCCILMLLIPVTINSGSYGFILLTIHRMNSAEGRKKAFASCSSHMTVVTLFYGVAVYTYMLHSSYRTPEKDMVVSVFYTILTPVLNPLIYILRNKDVTGARKKMLRVGPVFQETIKLDIFVLMLSFYSL; encoded by the coding sequence ATGGAGCACACCAACTGGATGGCTGACAACACCTGGATGGCCCCCAAATCTGGATGGTCAGAGTTCATCCTGGTGGGAATCTTCAATCAATCCCAGTATCCAGCTCTCCTTTATGTGGTTGTTTTCATAGTTTTCCTGATGGCCTTGTCTGTAAACAGCATCCTGATCCTTCTGATACGCTCTGAAACCCGcatccacacccccatgtactttttcatcaGCCAGTTGTCTCTCATGGACGTGATGTACATTTCCGTCACTGTGCCTAAGATGCTCGTGGACCGGATCACGGGTGTGAACACGATCTCAGCCCCCGAATGTGAGATGCAGATATTCCTCTATTTGACACTGGTAGGTTCAGAATATTTACTCCTGGCcgccatggcctatgaccgctatgcagCCATCTGCCATCCTCTCTGTTACCCTGTCCTCATGAACCACAGGGTGTGTCTCCTCTTAGTGTCTGGCTGCTGGGTCTTAGGATCCATGGATGGCTTCATGCTCACCCCTGTCACCATGACCTTCCCCTTCTCTGGATCCCGGGAggtccatcatttcttctgtgaggtCCCTTCTCTACTGAAGCTCTCCTGCTCAGACACTTCTCTGTATGAGACACTCATGTACCTCTGCTGCATCCTCATGCTGCTCATCCCTGTGACCATCAATTCAGGCTCCTATGGTTTCATCCTCCTCACCATCCACAGAATGAACTCAGCAGAGGGCCGGAAGAAGGCCTTTGCCTCCTGCTCCTCCCACATGACTGTGGTCACCCTCTTCTATGGGGTTGCCGTCTACACCTACATGCTCCACAGTTCCTACCGCACACCTGAGAAGGACATGGTGGTGTCTGTCTTTTACACCATACTCACTCCTGTGTTAAACCCATTAATCTATATTCTCAGAAATAAGGATGTCACAGGGGCTCGAAAGAAAATGTTGAGGGTGGGACCTGTCTTTCAGGAAACTATAAAGTTAGACATTTTTGTACTGatgctttctttttattcactCTAA